One genomic segment of Deltaproteobacteria bacterium includes these proteins:
- a CDS encoding alanine--glyoxylate aminotransferase family protein — translation MIKHYLLSPGPTPIPNEIALAMSETMIHHRTPQFNKVFEEARQGLKKLFGTKSDVLMLASSGTGAMEAAAANLFSPGDKVLVINGGKFGERWLNIANAFALNPIEMPVPWGQAVKVADVEKQLKANPDIQGVMIQASETSTTVFHPIQEIAKLTKNGPLFLVDGVTAVGVTPVPLDDWGLDVLVTGSQKALMLPPGLGFIALSDRAWEKTKKAKLPRFYFDLNLERKNQQKGSGAFTPAVSLIFGVRASMRMMEREGLKNVYARHDRMCRATRAAATALGLKLLAPDSPSAAATGIYLPDGIDADAVLEYLRDKMNVTLAEGQDQLKGKVIRIAHIGYMGAFDVITAIAALEMALRKFGAEIPFGRGVAAAQEVLMEALV, via the coding sequence ATGATCAAACATTATCTCCTATCCCCTGGCCCGACGCCCATTCCCAATGAAATCGCCCTGGCGATGTCGGAAACGATGATTCACCATCGGACGCCGCAGTTTAACAAGGTGTTCGAAGAGGCACGCCAAGGGCTGAAGAAGCTGTTCGGCACCAAAAGCGACGTGCTGATGCTGGCATCTTCCGGCACCGGCGCCATGGAAGCGGCGGCCGCCAATCTTTTTTCGCCCGGCGACAAAGTATTAGTGATCAACGGCGGCAAATTCGGCGAGCGCTGGCTAAACATCGCCAATGCGTTCGCTTTGAACCCCATCGAAATGCCGGTGCCCTGGGGCCAAGCCGTCAAAGTCGCCGACGTCGAAAAACAGTTAAAGGCGAATCCCGATATCCAAGGCGTGATGATCCAGGCGAGCGAAACCTCGACGACCGTCTTTCATCCGATTCAAGAAATCGCCAAGCTCACCAAAAACGGGCCGCTATTTTTGGTGGACGGTGTGACGGCAGTCGGTGTTACGCCGGTGCCGCTAGACGATTGGGGATTGGACGTGCTGGTTACCGGTTCACAAAAAGCGCTCATGCTGCCGCCGGGGCTGGGCTTCATCGCGCTGAGCGACCGTGCCTGGGAAAAAACCAAGAAGGCCAAGCTGCCGCGCTTCTATTTCGACTTGAATTTGGAACGGAAAAATCAACAAAAAGGCTCGGGCGCCTTCACCCCGGCGGTCTCGTTGATCTTCGGCGTGCGCGCATCCATGCGGATGATGGAACGCGAGGGATTGAAAAACGTTTACGCGCGCCACGACCGCATGTGCCGCGCCACCCGCGCAGCGGCGACGGCGCTCGGGCTCAAATTGCTCGCTCCGGACAGTCCGAGCGCGGCAGCGACCGGCATCTACCTGCCGGACGGCATCGATGCCGACGCGGTGCTCGAATACCTCCGCGATAAAATGAACGTCACCCTCGCCGAAGGCCAAGATCAACTCAAAGGCAAAGTGATTCGCATCGCCCATATCGGCTACATGGGGGCGTTCGACGTCATCACCGCGATCGCCGCGCTGGAAATGGCGCTGCGCAAATTTGGCGCGGAAATCCCGTTTGGCCGCGGCGTCGCGGCAGCACAGGAAGTGCTGATGGAAGCGTTGGTTTGA